The following proteins are co-located in the Bos indicus isolate NIAB-ARS_2022 breed Sahiwal x Tharparkar chromosome 8, NIAB-ARS_B.indTharparkar_mat_pri_1.0, whole genome shotgun sequence genome:
- the RRAGA gene encoding ras-related GTP-binding protein A, with product MPNTAMKKKVLLIGKSGSGKTSMRSIIFANYIARDTRRLGATIDVEHSHVRFLGNLVLNLWDCGGQDTFMENYFTSQRDNIFRNVEVLIYVFDVESRELEKDMHYYQSCLEAILQNSPDAKIFCLVHKMDLVQEDQRDLIFKEREEDLRRLSRPLECACFRTSIWDETLYKAWSSIVYQLIPNVQQLEMNLRNFAQIIEADEVLLFERATFLVISHYQCKEQRDVHRFEKISNIIKQFKLSCSKLAASFQSMEVRNSNFAAFIDIFTSNTYVMVVMSDPSIPSAATLINIRNARKHFEKLERVDGPKHSLLMR from the coding sequence ATGCCAAATACAGCCATGAAGAAAAAGGTGCTGTTAATAGGGAAGAGCGGGTCGGGGAAGACCAGCATGAGGTCGATTATCTTTGCCAATTACATCGCTCGCGACACCCGGCGCCTGGGTGCCACCATTGATGTGGAGCACTCCCACGTCCGATTCCTGGGCAACCTAGTGCTGAATCTGTGGGACTGTGGCGGTCAGGACACCTTCATGGAAAATTATTTCACCAGCCAGCGAGACAACATCTTCCGTAATGTCGAGGTTCTGATTTATGTGTTCGACGTGGAGAGCCGCGAACTGGAAAAGGACATGCATTATTACCAGTCGTGTCTGGAGGCCATCCTCCAGAACTCTCCTGATGCCAAAATCTTCTGCTTGGTGCACAAGATGgatctggttcaggaagatcagCGTGACCTGATTTTTAAAGAGCGAGAGGAAGACCTGAGGCGTTTGTCTCGCCCGCTGGAGTGTGCTTGTTTTCGAACATCCATCTGGGATGAAACGCTCTACAAAGCCTGGTCCAGTATTGTCTATCAGCTGATTCCAAATGTCCAGCAGCTGGAGATGAATCTCAGGAATTTTGCCCAGATTATTGAGGCCGATGAAGTTCTGCTGTTCGAGAGAGCCACGTTCTTGGTCATCTCCCATTACCAGTGCAAAGAGCAGCGTGATGTCCACCGATTCGAGAAGATCAGCAACATAATTAAGCAGTTCAAGCTGAGCTGCAGTAAATTGGCCGCTTCTTTCCAGAGCATGGAAGTTAGGAATTCTAACTTCGCTGCTTTCATCGACATCTTCACATCAAACACGTACGTGATGGTGGTTATGTCGGATCCGTCGATCCCTTCTGCGGCTACTCTGATCAACATTCGCAATGCCAGGAAACACTTTGAGAAGCTGGAGAGAGTGGATGGTCCCAAGCACAGCCTCCTTATGCGTTGA